The proteins below are encoded in one region of Paenisporosarcina cavernae:
- a CDS encoding MATE family efflux transporter produces the protein MKEKLSLFSLTWPIFLEVFLFMLMGIVDTFMLSALSDDAVSGVGAANQYIHIAILILEVVGTGASIVVAQYLGSKRFKEAAEISANAVTMNLIAGLVMSVAYFFFAKNMMVAMNLQGEVLMYAESYLSIVGGAIFLQAIINALAAIIRVHGWTKQTMYVSLGMNVVHVIGNYVLIFGKFGFPELGVEGAAISSIFSRFLAVLVFFWLFYQVLEYRLKVSYYFRLTREYVKKILRIGMPSAFEMVIYQATQIVFLYYVTYLGAESLAARQYAMNISMFTYLFAIAIGMGTAIIVGRYIGANEKDAAYVQVWKSLHYALIFTVSAVAIMVIFRKPLVGVFTDNPDVLKLATTVIVLGILLETGRTFNIVIINSLKASGDAKFPVMMAVLSMVLMSLPLGYLFVFVLDFGLVGIWLAIAADEWLRGVIMFFRWRSRKWEKYALVSPKAKAAIPE, from the coding sequence ATGAAAGAAAAGTTAAGTTTGTTCTCCTTAACATGGCCGATATTTTTAGAAGTGTTTTTATTCATGTTAATGGGAATTGTCGATACATTTATGTTATCTGCGTTATCGGATGATGCAGTGTCAGGTGTTGGGGCTGCTAATCAATACATCCATATCGCGATTTTGATATTAGAAGTGGTGGGAACGGGAGCGTCTATTGTTGTGGCGCAGTATTTGGGATCAAAGCGTTTCAAAGAAGCGGCCGAAATCTCCGCTAATGCAGTAACGATGAATTTAATTGCTGGACTTGTGATGAGTGTAGCGTACTTTTTCTTTGCGAAAAACATGATGGTCGCGATGAACTTGCAAGGCGAAGTGTTGATGTATGCGGAAAGTTACTTATCAATTGTTGGGGGAGCGATTTTCCTTCAAGCAATTATTAATGCGCTCGCAGCGATTATACGTGTTCATGGATGGACGAAACAAACGATGTATGTATCACTTGGAATGAATGTCGTGCACGTCATCGGAAACTATGTGCTGATATTTGGGAAGTTCGGATTTCCGGAATTGGGAGTAGAAGGTGCAGCGATTTCTTCTATCTTTAGTCGATTTTTAGCAGTGCTCGTATTCTTTTGGTTATTTTATCAAGTGTTAGAGTACCGCTTGAAAGTTTCGTACTACTTCCGGTTAACTAGGGAGTACGTGAAAAAGATTTTGCGCATTGGGATGCCATCGGCGTTTGAGATGGTCATCTACCAAGCCACGCAAATTGTCTTTTTATACTACGTGACGTATTTAGGGGCAGAATCACTCGCTGCACGGCAATACGCGATGAATATTTCGATGTTCACGTATTTATTCGCCATCGCAATTGGAATGGGGACAGCCATTATTGTCGGTCGGTACATTGGAGCGAATGAAAAAGATGCCGCGTATGTTCAAGTGTGGAAAAGTTTGCACTACGCACTTATTTTTACGGTTAGTGCAGTTGCGATCATGGTCATTTTCCGAAAACCACTCGTTGGTGTTTTTACGGACAATCCAGATGTGTTAAAGCTTGCGACAACAGTGATTGTTTTGGGAATTTTACTCGAAACTGGGCGTACCTTTAACATTGTCATTATTAACTCCTTAAAAGCATCTGGCGACGCCAAGTTTCCCGTCATGATGGCTGTCCTTTCGATGGTGCTCATGAGTTTACCCCTTGGATACTTGTTTGTCTTTGTCCTCGATTTTGGGCTTGTCGGCATCTGGTTAGCAATTGCGGCAGATGAATGGTTACGCGGCGTCATTATGTTCTTCCGGTGGAGAAGTCGAAAATGGGAAAAATACGCACTCGTTTCACCAAAAGCAAAAGCAGCGATTCCAGAATAG
- a CDS encoding DUF2306 domain-containing protein, translated as MKLYGMILTIHIVTGFICLISGLAAMFARKRRGLHTFAGELYHASYVVVAVSAIILAILSWEKSAFLFFIAIFSYGFALWGYLSIKRRKRGFLGPHIGGMLGSYIGVVTATLVTNADQLPFLQDLPYILVWLLPTIIGTPLIFYIGSKYAPKKVMP; from the coding sequence ATCAAATTGTACGGAATGATTCTCACGATTCATATTGTTACCGGTTTCATCTGCCTTATTAGTGGGCTCGCTGCTATGTTTGCTCGAAAACGACGAGGTCTCCATACCTTCGCTGGCGAGCTATACCATGCTTCCTACGTAGTCGTTGCAGTTTCCGCCATCATTTTGGCCATCCTTTCTTGGGAAAAAAGCGCATTTTTATTTTTTATCGCGATCTTCTCCTATGGATTTGCATTATGGGGCTACCTTTCCATCAAACGGCGAAAAAGAGGATTTCTCGGCCCTCATATTGGTGGAATGCTCGGGTCTTATATTGGTGTTGTCACCGCAACGCTTGTCACAAATGCTGATCAACTACCATTTTTACAAGACTTGCCGTACATATTGGTATGGTTGTTACCAACGATTATTGGAACACCTCTTATTTTTTATATCGGAAGTAAGTACGCCCCGAAAAAAGTGATGCCTTAA
- a CDS encoding efflux RND transporter permease subunit, whose product MNSIVRFVLKNKLAVWLITIIVTISGLYSATQMKMETIPDISIPYLTVMTVYPGATPEKVMDDLSIPIEKKVESMEGVKAVFSNSYANMSSVQLEFEYEVDMDEAKREVQSLIDQVTFPEQAQDPIITRISMNMMPVIALSVSSSKEDIVSLTSLVEDVVVPKIEKIDGVSSVAVSGQNIEEVELTYDEEALAKYNVTKESIAQMIQASDMDVSLGLFQFDDAEEAVSVDGKLTTVDQLNDLLIPVTPSETQPLPMVNLGELASIELVGKVESVSRTNGEEAIAIQIVKAQDANTVTVVNEVKDVVKELGKTHPELTIDTTLDQGKPIEDSVETMISKALFGAGFAVLIILLFLRDFRSTIISIVSIPVSILMAILILKWMDITLNIMTLGAITVAIGRVIDDSIVVVENIYRRIHLKEERLTGGPLVRAATIEMFKPILSSTLVTVAVFAPLIFVGGMVGELFTPFALTMTFALGASLLVAITIVPAMSHLLFRKKLATTKQPNQHKEQGKLSNGYKKGLAWTLRHKVVTLLLAFVLFGSSLALAPIIGFSFLGSEEEKMMYLTYTPAPGELKEDMLENVEVVEQKMMDRKDVDIVQVSVSDKADPMAAMAGGGSNGALLFVIFDEDTKNFQDVKAEVEESLKNMDQSGEWKSQNFAAGGMAGNELSYTIYGDDLSKVEKAVDEIEAAMSKSDKVKDVTTSLSDRFTEHSLETDQQTLLQYGLTTGQLAMLLNPMQQEEVLTTIERDDTTIDVIVKAEDKSVDSFDALLDTEIPTAMGTTVPLKDIVEVEEGSASSTLDRSKGQFYASVSGTITSKDITKASEDVDKKVDAIDLPNGVEIGVDGVTADMQETFTQLGLAMLAAIAIVYFILVVTFSEGVAPFAILFSLPFTVIGAFVGLWIAGETISVSVMMGLLMLIGIVVTNAIVLVDRIIHMERDGMTMREAVLEAGATRIRPILMTAIATIGALLPLAFGSEGSGLISKALGVTVIGGLASSTLLTLFIVPIVYEILSKLFKKNRAKAATREY is encoded by the coding sequence GTGAATTCAATTGTTCGGTTTGTATTAAAAAATAAGTTAGCGGTTTGGTTAATAACCATTATCGTGACAATATCAGGTCTTTATTCCGCGACTCAGATGAAAATGGAAACAATTCCCGATATCTCGATTCCATACTTAACGGTTATGACCGTGTATCCAGGTGCAACACCGGAAAAAGTAATGGATGATTTGTCGATTCCGATTGAAAAGAAAGTGGAATCGATGGAAGGCGTAAAGGCAGTATTCTCAAATTCGTACGCGAATATGTCGAGTGTACAATTAGAATTTGAGTATGAAGTAGACATGGATGAAGCGAAGCGGGAAGTGCAATCGTTAATCGATCAAGTCACTTTCCCAGAGCAAGCACAAGATCCAATTATTACTCGCATCAGTATGAATATGATGCCTGTTATTGCACTAAGCGTGAGTAGTAGTAAAGAAGATATTGTTTCCCTTACTTCATTAGTGGAAGACGTTGTCGTTCCGAAAATCGAGAAAATTGACGGCGTTTCTTCTGTAGCGGTGTCTGGTCAAAATATCGAAGAAGTAGAGCTAACGTATGATGAAGAAGCACTCGCAAAGTATAATGTGACGAAAGAATCGATTGCGCAAATGATTCAAGCGAGTGATATGGACGTTTCACTCGGACTTTTCCAATTTGACGATGCAGAAGAAGCGGTCTCTGTGGACGGGAAGCTCACAACAGTCGATCAGTTAAATGACTTGCTGATTCCAGTGACGCCATCGGAAACACAACCTCTACCAATGGTGAACTTAGGCGAACTTGCATCGATTGAGTTAGTTGGAAAAGTAGAATCTGTTTCTCGTACAAACGGGGAAGAAGCGATTGCAATTCAAATTGTGAAAGCGCAAGACGCCAATACAGTAACGGTTGTGAATGAAGTGAAGGATGTCGTAAAGGAACTAGGTAAAACACATCCAGAACTGACCATCGATACAACACTTGACCAAGGAAAACCAATTGAAGATTCTGTTGAAACAATGATTAGTAAAGCATTGTTCGGGGCGGGATTTGCCGTGCTGATCATCTTATTATTCTTACGAGATTTTAGATCGACGATTATTTCCATTGTCTCCATCCCTGTATCGATTTTGATGGCAATTCTTATTTTGAAATGGATGGATATAACGTTGAATATTATGACACTTGGGGCGATAACCGTCGCGATTGGACGGGTAATTGATGACTCGATTGTCGTTGTGGAAAATATTTATCGACGGATTCACTTAAAAGAGGAAAGGTTAACTGGTGGACCTTTAGTCCGTGCAGCAACGATTGAAATGTTTAAGCCGATATTATCGTCGACATTAGTAACGGTTGCGGTATTTGCACCACTGATCTTTGTCGGTGGAATGGTGGGAGAATTATTTACACCGTTTGCCTTAACGATGACATTCGCACTCGGAGCATCACTATTAGTTGCGATTACGATTGTACCGGCAATGTCGCATCTTTTATTCCGCAAAAAATTAGCAACGACAAAACAACCGAACCAACATAAAGAGCAAGGGAAACTGTCGAATGGCTATAAAAAAGGCTTGGCTTGGACGTTGCGCCATAAGGTGGTTACGCTCCTTCTAGCATTTGTGTTATTCGGATCGAGTTTAGCGCTTGCACCAATTATCGGCTTCAGTTTCCTCGGTAGCGAAGAAGAAAAAATGATGTACTTAACGTACACGCCCGCTCCTGGGGAATTAAAAGAAGACATGCTGGAAAATGTGGAAGTCGTCGAACAAAAAATGATGGACCGCAAAGATGTCGATATTGTTCAAGTGTCTGTTTCGGACAAAGCAGATCCGATGGCCGCAATGGCTGGTGGTGGATCAAACGGAGCACTCCTTTTCGTTATTTTTGACGAGGATACGAAAAACTTCCAAGACGTAAAAGCAGAAGTGGAAGAAAGCTTGAAAAATATGGATCAATCGGGTGAATGGAAATCGCAAAACTTTGCAGCAGGCGGTATGGCTGGCAATGAATTAAGCTATACCATTTACGGTGATGACTTATCAAAAGTAGAAAAAGCAGTAGACGAAATCGAAGCTGCCATGAGTAAAAGTGACAAAGTGAAAGATGTGACTACTAGCTTATCAGATCGATTCACTGAGCATTCTTTAGAAACAGATCAACAAACGTTACTGCAATACGGATTAACGACAGGTCAACTAGCGATGCTGTTAAATCCGATGCAGCAAGAAGAAGTGTTAACAACGATCGAACGAGATGATACAACTATTGATGTGATCGTAAAAGCAGAAGACAAATCGGTGGATTCGTTTGATGCGTTACTCGACACAGAAATTCCAACTGCTATGGGTACAACCGTACCGCTTAAAGACATTGTCGAAGTGGAAGAAGGTTCCGCATCTTCTACATTGGACAGAAGCAAAGGACAATTCTACGCATCCGTTTCTGGGACGATTACAAGTAAAGACATTACAAAAGCTTCAGAGGACGTGGATAAGAAAGTAGATGCAATTGATTTACCGAATGGCGTGGAAATCGGCGTCGATGGTGTCACGGCTGACATGCAAGAAACCTTCACACAACTAGGTCTCGCAATGCTAGCTGCGATTGCGATCGTCTACTTCATCTTAGTTGTCACATTTAGTGAAGGTGTTGCACCATTTGCAATTCTGTTCTCCTTACCGTTCACCGTAATCGGTGCGTTCGTTGGATTGTGGATTGCCGGAGAAACCATTTCTGTCTCCGTCATGATGGGTCTACTCATGCTCATCGGAATAGTTGTCACGAATGCGATCGTACTCGTCGACCGAATCATTCACATGGAACGAGATGGAATGACAATGCGAGAAGCAGTTCTGGAGGCAGGTGCAACGCGTATTCGCCCAATCCTGATGACCGCAATCGCGACAATTGGTGCACTATTACCACTGGCGTTCGGATCAGAAGGCAGCGGATTAATCTCCAAAGCACTTGGTGTAACAGTAATTGGAGGACTTGCTAGTTCGACGTTACTGACACTATTTATCGTGCCGATTGTCTATGAAATCCTCTCCAAACTTTTCAAGAAGAACCGTGCAAAAGCGGCAACAAGAGAATATTAA
- a CDS encoding TetR/AcrR family transcriptional regulator, whose translation MSKKQLIVDTSIELFAQNGIEATSVQHITEACGISKGAFYLHFKSKDELLLSIFDYFMKFILGKIDDFVNSSTAPKEKLHAFFLFNLSIFEEHASFAKVFIQEHMHSINQELFEKLKGYDNRLNHSLLQLLDQVYGDSIQETRYDLLVLMKGFLRAYSELILLQPMPHDFEKLSAMLVEKTDILAAHSKKAYVTEALLESESQLEVVTISAETVIEEIEDVQLHVTDPLELESLEILKEELVKEQPRKAVVTGLTHNISKQDRTEWLRYLLRQLRF comes from the coding sequence ATGTCTAAAAAACAATTAATTGTAGATACCTCCATCGAGTTATTTGCCCAAAACGGAATTGAAGCGACTTCAGTTCAACATATTACAGAGGCGTGCGGAATCTCCAAAGGCGCATTTTATCTACATTTCAAGTCGAAAGATGAATTGTTACTTTCCATCTTTGATTATTTTATGAAGTTCATTTTGGGAAAAATTGACGATTTCGTGAACAGTTCGACGGCACCGAAGGAGAAACTTCATGCGTTCTTTCTATTTAACTTATCAATATTCGAAGAACATGCCTCATTCGCCAAAGTATTCATCCAAGAACATATGCATTCGATTAACCAAGAGCTTTTTGAAAAACTAAAAGGTTACGATAACCGGTTAAATCATTCCTTGCTGCAATTACTTGATCAAGTGTACGGCGACAGCATTCAAGAAACACGGTACGACTTACTTGTTTTGATGAAAGGATTTTTGCGCGCTTACTCCGAGCTAATCTTGCTTCAACCGATGCCACATGACTTTGAAAAACTTTCTGCCATGCTTGTGGAAAAGACGGACATCTTAGCAGCACATTCTAAAAAAGCATATGTTACGGAGGCATTGCTTGAATCGGAATCACAGTTAGAAGTTGTTACGATTTCTGCAGAAACTGTCATCGAAGAAATCGAAGACGTTCAGCTACACGTGACAGATCCGTTAGAACTAGAAAGTTTAGAGATTTTAAAAGAGGAATTGGTGAAGGAACAACCTCGTAAAGCGGTTGTTACAGGACTAACGCACAATATTTCCAAGCAAGATCGAACGGAATGGCTACGGTATTTATTGCGCCAGCTGCGTTTTTAG
- a CDS encoding VOC family protein, with translation MSSKLKGVEGIFIPVTNTQLAADWYESILGCQKVYVKKEGAVVRLSEHSHPVLCLVETPGHTGITFPDNNYGVEKYVNFLTDDFDGLHAYLLDQHVQVNAISGEGKTRYFTFLDPDGNPLGVCQSH, from the coding sequence ATGTCGTCCAAACTTAAAGGTGTAGAAGGAATTTTTATTCCCGTCACGAATACACAACTTGCAGCCGACTGGTACGAATCGATACTTGGCTGTCAGAAAGTCTATGTCAAAAAAGAAGGGGCAGTTGTGAGGCTATCCGAACACTCCCACCCTGTATTGTGCTTAGTAGAGACGCCGGGTCATACCGGAATTACATTCCCTGATAACAATTATGGAGTAGAAAAATATGTGAATTTTTTAACAGATGATTTTGATGGTCTGCACGCATATTTACTTGATCAACATGTTCAAGTAAATGCGATTTCTGGAGAGGGAAAAACGCGTTACTTTACGTTTTTAGATCCTGATGGAAATCCACTCGGTGTATGTCAGTCGCATTAG
- the cysK gene encoding cysteine synthase A — protein MIYENITDLIGNTPLVKLNKLVPENAADVYVKLEMFNPTKSVKDRAANNMIVEAEKQGRIQPGDTIIEPTSGNTGIGLAMVAAARGYKAILVLPDNSTQERINLLKAFGAEVVLTPQAEKMPGAIRKAEEILANTPNGFIPQQFENSANPDAHRGTTAVEIIEQTGGQLDAFVASAGTGGTITGTGETLKEHFPNLYIAVVEPKGSPVLSGGKPGKHKLVGTSPGFIPPILNTSIYDEIMQIEDDDAITMFLRLAREEGIFVGPSAGASVYAAIEVAKRLGKGKKVVCIAPDTGERYLSMDLFGEEK, from the coding sequence ATGATTTATGAAAATATCACCGATTTAATCGGAAATACGCCATTAGTAAAATTAAACAAACTCGTTCCCGAAAATGCGGCGGACGTGTATGTGAAATTAGAAATGTTCAACCCAACGAAAAGCGTGAAAGACCGAGCAGCGAACAATATGATTGTTGAAGCGGAAAAACAAGGACGCATTCAACCTGGAGATACGATCATCGAGCCTACAAGTGGCAACACTGGTATCGGACTGGCGATGGTTGCTGCTGCACGTGGATATAAAGCAATTTTAGTGCTACCTGATAACAGTACGCAGGAACGCATCAATTTATTAAAAGCATTTGGTGCCGAAGTGGTGCTGACACCTCAAGCGGAGAAAATGCCGGGAGCGATTCGAAAAGCAGAAGAAATTCTCGCAAATACGCCAAACGGTTTTATTCCACAGCAATTTGAAAATAGCGCAAACCCAGATGCCCACCGAGGGACAACTGCAGTGGAAATCATTGAACAAACTGGCGGACAACTAGATGCCTTTGTCGCATCTGCTGGAACTGGCGGAACCATTACAGGGACAGGGGAAACGTTGAAAGAGCATTTCCCGAATCTATATATCGCGGTCGTAGAACCGAAAGGCTCACCCGTTCTTTCCGGTGGAAAACCAGGAAAACACAAATTAGTCGGAACGAGCCCAGGATTTATCCCGCCAATTTTGAACACATCGATTTATGATGAAATTATGCAAATTGAGGATGACGATGCGATCACCATGTTCCTACGCCTCGCTCGTGAAGAAGGTATTTTTGTCGGACCTTCTGCAGGTGCATCTGTCTACGCGGCGATTGAAGTCGCAAAACGACTCGGTAAAGGCAAAAAAGTAGTGTGCATCGCACCCGATACAGGTGAACGCTACTTAAGTATGGACCTTTTCGGAGAAGAAAAATAA